Below is a window of Vibrio sp. SS-MA-C1-2 DNA.
TTGGTGATGGTGGAGTGTTAACTGATATCACGAGTATTATTACTACTACATTTACTTCTACTACTTTTAGTAATAAGACCATATATGATACCTACAGTCAGATGTTAGGGGAGTTAGGTATCAATACCAATCAAGCTCAACAATCATTAACTACCGCGCAGATTAATCAGAATGAAGCTCAAGCGGCTCGTGATAATGTCAGTGCGGTCAATAGTGATGAAGAAGCGGCTAATTTAATGATGTATATGAATGCTTATCAAGCGAACATGAAAGTCGTCAGTGCAGCCAATCAAATGTTCCAATCAGTTTTAACTGCATTTTAAGGAGTCAGTATGCGAGTTACGGATAGTCAATTTAACAACCTTATGCATACATCACTGCAAAAAAATAATGTGGCATTGAATAAAGTTTTTGAGCAGTTGTCGACGGGAAAAAAGATCAACCACCTGTCGGATGATCCTATAGCATCAATTAAGCTTCAAGGACTTTCTCAAAGCATTTCCAAAGGTAACCAATATGAACGTAATATTCAAAATGTCACCTCTAAAATGCAACAATATGAGACCTATCTCTCAACTGCAGAGAGCATTTCTCAATCAGTGAACGAACTTTTATTACAAGGTAAAAATGGAACTTTAGATGTAAATAGTCGTGAAGGTATTGTAATAGAACTTGAGTCTTATAAAGATGAGTTAATCGAGATATTTAATAAACAAGATCAGGGCAATTTTATCTTTGGTGGAACGGCGATTGACCAGCAACCTATCACTGTAGCAACTGGGCCCACAAGTTACACTTTTTACAATAACAGTGATAAACGTTTAACATCAATTAGTGAAGGTAAGTCGGTAGAAAATAATATCACCGCAGTTGAGGTTTTAGGGACAGATCCAGCTAATAATATATTCACACAATTAGATACAGTTATCGCTGAGTTCTCATCTGCGACACCAAATTATACTAACGTTGATAATGCAATCAATGCTAACCAGGATTTTCATGGTCGTGTTTTATCGACCATAACAAAGATAGGTAGTGAAATTTCTGGCCTTGAACGCTATTCCGAGACAACTCAAGATACGATTTTATTTGCTCAAGTCATGGAAAATGATCTGGTTGAACTTGATTTTGCCGAAGCCAGTATTCGATTAAACCAAGGTATGTTGGCGTTAGAAGCCACCCAAAAAAGTTATATGAGAATCAGCGGTGCTAATCTTTTCTCTCTACTTTAATTGAGATTTAATCGGGAGTTGGTAAAGAATGAGAAATCGGCTAATTGCACTTTTATTTCCTTGTTTATTTGCTACTAATGCTTTA
It encodes the following:
- the flgL gene encoding flagellar hook-associated protein FlgL; translated protein: MRVTDSQFNNLMHTSLQKNNVALNKVFEQLSTGKKINHLSDDPIASIKLQGLSQSISKGNQYERNIQNVTSKMQQYETYLSTAESISQSVNELLLQGKNGTLDVNSREGIVIELESYKDELIEIFNKQDQGNFIFGGTAIDQQPITVATGPTSYTFYNNSDKRLTSISEGKSVENNITAVEVLGTDPANNIFTQLDTVIAEFSSATPNYTNVDNAINANQDFHGRVLSTITKIGSEISGLERYSETTQDTILFAQVMENDLVELDFAEASIRLNQGMLALEATQKSYMRISGANLFSLL